One Brassica napus cultivar Da-Ae chromosome C2, Da-Ae, whole genome shotgun sequence DNA window includes the following coding sequences:
- the LOC106441895 gene encoding uncharacterized protein LOC106441895, with the protein MCLLFAVFVVCCVRRTCNNCICVFFWSANATGVFWDFDECGIPDELNAAGVLQRMRQSLLHKGHRGPVSIQIYGDLTGLDFQSSDIKLNHFHSGEKREKMTKILEDIVSWSGENPEPSVGLLALGDVGDAGDDIVEVVELLKSQKNYRFMVLTPPPLPPAPPTVVIIMAPLPRGGF; encoded by the exons ATGTGTTTGTTGTTTGCTGTGTTTGTTGTTTGCTGTGTCCGCCGTACGTGTAATAACTGCATCTGtgtgtttttttggtcagcGAATGCGACAGGAGTGTTCTGGGACTTTGACGAATGCGGTATCCCCGATGAACTCAATGCCGCTGGGGTCTTACAGAGGATGAGACAGAGTCTGTTGCATAAGGGTCACCGTGGTCCTGTCTCGATCCAGATTTATGGTGATTTGACCGGTCTTGACTTTCAATCCTCCGACATCAAGCTCAATCATTTTCACTCAG GAGAGAAACGTGAGAAGATGACGAAAATCTTGGAAGACATAGTTTCGTGGTCAGGTGAGAATCCAGAACCATCGGTGGGGTTGCTAGCCTTGGGAGACGTGGGAGACGCTGGAGATGACATTGTGGAGGTTGTTGAACTTCTCAAGAGTCAGAAAAACTACAGGTTTATGGTTCTGACTCCTCCACCACTCCCACCAGCTCCTCCAACGGTGGTGATTATTATGGCTCCTCTTCCTCGTGGtggattctag
- the LOC106443627 gene encoding uncharacterized protein LOC106443627, with the protein MATFTGPYDTAATGVFWDMDECRKECEIPEELTAADVVPRIRLKLLDLGLRGPVSIRIYGDLTGLDFQSSEDVKLHHFHAGEKREKMTKILEDIVSWSGENPEPSVGILVLGHLGASDDADITEVIELLKTQKNYQFMLVTPESPPPPTVVRFLRAIPRGGL; encoded by the exons ATGGCTACGTTCACCGGACCTTACGACA CGGCTGCGACAGGAGTCTTCTGGGACATGGACGAATGCAGGAAGGAATGTGAGATCCCTGAGGAGCTCACTGCAGCTGACGTCGTACCGAGGATTAGACTGAAACTGTTGGATCTTGGTCTACGTGGTCCTGTTTCGATCCGGATTTACGGTGATTTGACCGGTCTTGACTTTCAATCCTCGGAGGATGTTAAGCTCCATCATTTTCACGCAg GAGAGAAACGTGAGAAGATGACGAAAATATTGGAGGACATAGTTTCGTGGTCAGGTGAGAATCCAGAACCATCGGTGGGAATACTAGTCTTGGGACACTTGGGAGCCTCAGATGATGCTGACATCACCGAGGTTATTGAACTTCTCAAGACTCAGAAAAACTATCAGTTTATGCTTGTGACTCCAGAATCTCCACCTCCTCCAACGGTGGTGAGGTTTCTGAGGGCTATTCCTCGTGGTGGACTCTAG